A window of the Bacillus andreraoultii genome harbors these coding sequences:
- a CDS encoding DUF2626 domain-containing protein has protein sequence MDRMYRVLSFWTAIFTVMFYVGDMNVLALLFLAQTGFFLLLGYLRLSERMYLYIFGAYLTIFFVGFTYYTTFHFVPGTQ, from the coding sequence GTGGATCGGATGTATCGAGTGCTTTCTTTTTGGACCGCCATCTTCACGGTCATGTTTTACGTTGGGGATATGAATGTTTTAGCACTACTATTTTTAGCTCAAACAGGATTTTTTCTGCTATTAGGTTACTTACGTTTATCTGAAAGGATGTACTTGTATATTTTCGGCGCATATCTCACTATCTTTTTTGTCGGCTTTACATATTATACAACCTTTCACTTCGTA
- a CDS encoding helix-turn-helix transcriptional regulator, giving the protein MQQTLKITNVLSDPTRYSIYEYITKNHKNVTVQEIADEFNIHPNVARLHLSKLEDVNMLKSENKKTGKGGRPSRIYRLSNDVIELNFPFRDYHLLAKIAIESMVELGDIAENALYQTGKRYGYDLMENQLTKYGLTSDQLSFEQKLDILKSTCTMLGFYPDVYVQEEQHRLHLQVFNCPFREIAKEHKSETCNMHIAFIKGLLESLYTDFELITTQNMFEGCDSCAYRINIVN; this is encoded by the coding sequence ATGCAACAGACATTGAAAATTACGAATGTTTTATCAGATCCAACTAGATATTCAATTTATGAGTATATTACAAAAAATCATAAAAATGTTACCGTGCAAGAAATTGCTGATGAATTTAACATTCATCCTAACGTTGCGAGATTACATCTTTCAAAGTTAGAGGATGTAAACATGTTAAAATCGGAAAATAAAAAAACGGGTAAAGGTGGGAGACCGAGTAGAATTTATCGTCTATCTAATGATGTAATTGAATTAAATTTCCCTTTCCGTGATTATCACCTTCTTGCCAAGATTGCCATTGAGTCAATGGTGGAATTAGGAGATATCGCCGAAAACGCCTTATATCAAACCGGTAAACGATATGGCTATGATCTTATGGAAAACCAGCTAACGAAATATGGTTTAACAAGTGACCAATTATCTTTCGAACAAAAATTGGATATCTTAAAATCTACATGCACAATGTTAGGATTTTACCCTGACGTATATGTACAAGAAGAACAACATCGCCTCCATTTACAAGTGTTTAACTGCCCTTTCCGTGAGATTGCTAAAGAACATAAATCTGAAACTTGTAATATGCATATCGCTTTTATTAAAGGTCTTTTAGAATCACTTTATACTGACTTCGAACTTATAACTACTCAGAACATGTTTGAAGGTTGCGATTCTTGTGCTTATCGAATTAATATTGTAAATTAA